A genomic region of Magnolia sinica isolate HGM2019 chromosome 6, MsV1, whole genome shotgun sequence contains the following coding sequences:
- the LOC131248955 gene encoding protein ALTERED SEED GERMINATION 2-like gives MAMRYRACDVAKQMDLDPLLSGAEPSPSQPILLPTGAPHDSHTSSRLRKSYELVQAAEKSLEGPNCSYGIEACSEVLDRNGPEIGTKLKHDCFCTRAALFLKEDLWQAAFPVSTEV, from the exons ATGGC CATGAGATACAGAGCATGTGATGTTGCGAAGCAAATGGATCTTGATCCTCTCCTCAGTGGAGCAGAACCAAGCCCATCACAACCCATTCTTTTGCCAACTGGTGCTCCCCACGACAGTCATACTTCTAGCAGG CTTAGGAAGAGCTATGAATTGGTTCAAGCTGCTGAAAAATCCTTGGAAGGGCCAAACTGCTCGTATGGAATTGAAGCATGTAGTGAAGTACTAGATAGAAATGGTCCAGAAATTGGAACCAAACTTAAGCATGACTGCTTCTGTACTCGAGCAGCATTGTTTCTCAAG GAAGATTTATGGCAGGCTGCATTTCCCGTTAGCACAGAG GTTTGA